The Desulfosporosinus acidiphilus SJ4 genome has a window encoding:
- a CDS encoding DVU0298 family protein, which produces MTTKRDLEHALESRDWEQLISLAKENRNVLRKLMARIYVKDGLMFWRAVEGIGVVAHALEQEDRNFAVEILRRYFWMLNEESGGTAWNSSEAIGSIIAHCPVTCGKFNWMLSGLLEDESLRDGVLWGIGQMALNAPHLVEPLDERIKPFLLSEEPLTRGLTAFIYRVMMPFQELMPLYRESGPKWKVPEDIDTRLENDKNLLEFYQDGELKKFSVSDLWKAHTISFWTKKVTIKDLETELTIASSEEGVCWLSLGSSETEEQELRTWVSRWFPKSFLTRRREPNSRAIQELKEYFEGNRRDFTIPIHSQGTPFQQKVWEELRRIPYGETRSYGELAVNLGNPKGQRAVGMANHCNPIGIIVPCHRVIGKNGSLTGYAGGLDIKQRLLELEGSRP; this is translated from the coding sequence ATGACTACCAAGAGAGATTTAGAACATGCCTTGGAAAGCCGGGACTGGGAGCAGCTTATTAGTTTAGCTAAGGAGAATAGAAATGTCCTGCGAAAGCTTATGGCGAGGATTTATGTTAAAGATGGGCTTATGTTTTGGCGAGCGGTTGAGGGTATAGGTGTTGTAGCTCATGCTCTTGAGCAGGAAGATCGAAACTTTGCAGTGGAAATCCTTCGACGGTATTTTTGGATGCTCAATGAGGAATCAGGTGGGACGGCTTGGAATTCTTCAGAAGCCATCGGCAGTATTATAGCCCACTGCCCGGTAACCTGCGGAAAATTTAATTGGATGTTGTCAGGACTTCTTGAGGATGAAAGCTTAAGAGACGGAGTTCTGTGGGGTATCGGGCAAATGGCTCTGAATGCCCCCCACTTGGTAGAACCTCTCGATGAACGAATCAAACCCTTTTTACTGTCCGAAGAGCCTTTGACACGGGGATTAACTGCTTTTATTTATAGAGTAATGATGCCTTTTCAAGAACTTATGCCTCTTTACCGCGAATCAGGACCCAAATGGAAAGTCCCGGAAGATATAGATACTCGTTTGGAAAATGACAAAAATTTGCTGGAGTTTTATCAAGACGGCGAGCTGAAAAAGTTTTCTGTTTCAGATCTCTGGAAGGCTCATACTATTTCATTTTGGACCAAAAAAGTTACGATTAAAGATCTTGAGACGGAATTGACCATCGCCTCGTCAGAGGAGGGGGTTTGTTGGCTGAGTCTTGGTTCTTCTGAGACGGAGGAACAAGAGCTTCGCACTTGGGTTTCGCGTTGGTTTCCCAAATCCTTTCTGACACGCAGGCGTGAGCCGAACAGCAGGGCAATTCAAGAGCTGAAGGAGTACTTTGAGGGGAATCGCCGGGATTTTACAATTCCAATTCATTCACAAGGAACACCTTTTCAGCAGAAGGTTTGGGAAGAACTTCGCCGTATTCCTTACGGAGAAACAAGAAGTTATGGTGAGCTTGCGGTAAACCTGGGAAATCCCAAGGGGCAAAGAGCTGTTGGGATGGCCAATCATTGTAATCCCATCGGTATCATTGTCCCTTGCCATCGGGTTATCGGTAAAAATGGAAGTTTAACGGGGTATGCGGGAGGTTTAGATATTAAGCAAAGACTTTTAGAACTTGAAGGTTCCCGCCCCTGA
- the tsaA gene encoding tRNA (N6-threonylcarbamoyladenosine(37)-N6)-methyltransferase TrmO yields MDINYRPIGTIHTPYFAFNAPHHSSPDAPGDFWITLNPEYASALKSLDNFNYIYVLYHLDQVNSPADLLTHSPWAPELEIGLFASRSPKRPNPIGLSIVKVKEIQGNEIIISGIDAYNGTPLLDIKPYIHFRDSLEEANNGWFDTLPDKEHIIAHALGRPHEHDEDEHGHKHHHTHEHEHEHSHDFTHAHSHEQNHKPSLGHQHLNKHHYHLRDEHND; encoded by the coding sequence ATGGACATTAATTATCGCCCTATTGGAACCATTCATACTCCTTATTTTGCCTTTAATGCCCCCCATCATTCCAGCCCCGATGCCCCGGGGGATTTCTGGATTACATTAAATCCTGAGTATGCAAGCGCACTGAAATCATTGGATAATTTCAATTATATCTATGTCCTTTATCATCTTGATCAGGTTAACTCTCCGGCAGATTTACTGACCCACTCTCCTTGGGCACCGGAACTTGAAATTGGACTCTTTGCCAGCCGTTCCCCTAAAAGGCCAAATCCCATTGGTCTTAGCATTGTAAAGGTCAAAGAGATTCAGGGCAACGAGATTATTATTTCGGGAATTGACGCCTATAATGGGACTCCCCTGCTCGATATAAAACCCTATATTCATTTCCGGGACAGCCTTGAGGAGGCCAACAACGGCTGGTTTGATACCCTCCCGGATAAAGAACATATAATTGCCCATGCCCTTGGCCGCCCTCACGAACATGATGAAGATGAACATGGTCACAAACACCATCATACACATGAGCATGAGCATGAGCATAGTCATGACTTTACTCATGCCCACAGTCATGAGCAAAACCATAAACCATCCCTTGGACATCAACACTTAAACAAACATCATTATCACCTGCGGGATGAACATAATGATTAA
- a CDS encoding tautomerase family protein, producing the protein MPMINFDGPVLTMDQKRSLIHGMSQAASQALGIPMAAFTVTLDEHEYSNMGIGGEVLTESGYWDKYKEIKG; encoded by the coding sequence ATGCCAATGATTAATTTTGATGGACCGGTTTTAACTATGGATCAGAAGAGAAGTTTGATACATGGGATGAGCCAAGCGGCTTCTCAGGCGTTAGGAATACCGATGGCAGCGTTTACGGTAACCCTTGATGAGCATGAATACAGCAACATGGGTATCGGCGGAGAAGTCCTCACGGAATCAGGCTATTGGGACAAGTATAAAGAAATTAAAGGCTAA